A window of Candidatus Rhabdochlamydia sp. T3358 contains these coding sequences:
- a CDS encoding UDP-N-acetylglucosamine diphosphorylase gives MESLSLFCLDTCKHKDLFSGLEYPWEALERLHAYLLEQRLGKIEIDIASGVFLIDPDKISIGLGTVIEPGAYIQGPCIIGRDCQIRQGAYIRGNVLLADQCVIGHATEIKHSILFNKAAAPHFNYVGDSILGNNVNLGAGVKCANYRLDHQCISVHWEQKKIKTRLKKLGACIGDNSQIGCNTVINPGTCIGKAVICYPNMTLQRYVPPNSLVKSSSHMMVESL, from the coding sequence ATGGAAAGTCTTTCATTATTTTGTCTAGATACCTGTAAGCACAAGGATTTATTTAGCGGCCTGGAATATCCCTGGGAGGCTTTAGAGAGACTTCATGCCTACCTCTTAGAGCAAAGATTGGGAAAGATTGAGATAGATATCGCTTCTGGTGTATTTCTTATAGATCCTGATAAGATCTCTATTGGTCTAGGAACAGTTATTGAACCAGGCGCCTACATTCAGGGACCTTGTATAATTGGCCGAGATTGTCAGATCCGTCAGGGGGCTTATATTCGAGGAAATGTGTTACTTGCAGATCAATGTGTAATTGGTCATGCCACTGAAATAAAGCACTCCATTCTTTTTAATAAAGCAGCGGCTCCTCATTTTAATTATGTAGGAGATTCTATTTTAGGTAATAATGTCAATCTTGGTGCAGGAGTAAAATGCGCAAATTATCGACTGGATCATCAATGTATTTCTGTTCATTGGGAGCAGAAAAAAATAAAAACTCGACTGAAAAAGCTAGGCGCGTGCATAGGAGATAATTCCCAAATTGGATGCAACACTGTAATCAATCCTGGTACCTGTATCGGCAAAGCTGTGATTTGTTACCCAAATATGACCCTGCAGAGGTATGTTCCCCCAAATAGCCTTGTAAAATCCTCTTCACATATGATGGTAGAATCTCTATGA
- a CDS encoding MFS transporter, with amino-acid sequence MTREKLTYPIRAWSIWLLSAIFMFYKYAIEVSPSVMTGTLMKAFDISGVELGNLAASYFYAYLLLQIPAGLLLDKFGPRKTTTIAIFLCAAGSLIFAKADSLVMAGIGRFLTGIGAAFAVVNCLKLIANWFPFRQFAFMAGLMMTVAMLGAVGGQAPLAVFIQKVEWRYAIELIGIAGLILAVVFWIVVRDKAPDHKREKHIVPTRISLFDSIKQIFQNPQSWWLSIYSGFAFAPVMVFGGLWGVSFIMEAFELTHHRSAQMVSLIFIGFAVGAPIFGWFSDWLGRRRIVMLWGTALALIAISTVIYVSGLSVYVLGFLLFIFGFSISSFLLCFTMIREVNLPILAATAIGFMNAFDALLGAVSDPLTGKFLDLHWDGRLVEGARVFSVDAYQTVFITLPLYLLISLFTLLKIKETHCKPSYTIPLP; translated from the coding sequence ATGACCCGTGAAAAATTAACGTATCCTATCCGTGCTTGGAGCATTTGGCTTCTTAGCGCCATTTTTATGTTTTACAAATATGCTATTGAAGTGTCTCCAAGTGTGATGACGGGGACTTTAATGAAGGCTTTTGACATTAGTGGTGTGGAATTGGGGAACTTAGCTGCTAGTTATTTCTATGCCTATCTACTTCTACAAATTCCAGCGGGCTTGCTTTTAGATAAATTCGGACCTAGGAAAACCACAACAATTGCCATTTTTTTATGTGCGGCGGGGAGTCTTATTTTTGCTAAAGCAGATTCCTTAGTTATGGCAGGAATAGGGCGATTCCTAACCGGTATTGGCGCAGCTTTTGCTGTTGTTAATTGCTTAAAACTCATTGCAAACTGGTTTCCTTTTAGACAATTTGCCTTCATGGCAGGTCTCATGATGACAGTAGCCATGTTAGGAGCTGTAGGCGGACAAGCTCCTTTAGCTGTTTTTATTCAAAAGGTAGAGTGGCGTTATGCGATAGAATTGATTGGAATAGCAGGGCTTATTTTAGCTGTTGTTTTTTGGATTGTTGTACGGGATAAAGCTCCTGATCATAAAAGAGAAAAACATATTGTTCCTACTAGGATTTCTCTTTTTGATAGCATCAAGCAGATTTTTCAAAACCCTCAATCTTGGTGGCTTTCTATTTACAGCGGTTTTGCTTTTGCTCCTGTAATGGTGTTTGGAGGGTTATGGGGTGTTTCTTTTATTATGGAGGCCTTTGAGCTCACGCATCATAGGTCAGCGCAAATGGTATCGCTGATTTTTATTGGTTTTGCTGTTGGAGCCCCTATTTTTGGATGGTTTTCTGATTGGTTGGGCCGTAGGCGCATTGTTATGCTATGGGGAACTGCATTAGCGCTTATTGCGATATCTACTGTTATTTATGTATCTGGTCTTTCTGTATATGTGCTTGGTTTTTTATTGTTTATTTTTGGATTTTCCATCAGTAGCTTTTTACTCTGTTTCACCATGATTCGAGAGGTTAATTTACCGATTCTTGCCGCAACAGCCATCGGATTTATGAACGCTTTTGATGCGCTTCTTGGAGCTGTTTCTGATCCATTAACCGGCAAGTTTCTCGATTTGCACTGGGATGGAAGATTAGTGGAGGGGGCAAGGGTTTTTTCGGTAGACGCTTATCAAACAGTTTTTATCACTCTTCCTCTTTATTTGCTGATTTCTCTTTTTACCCTTCTGAAGATTAAAGAAACACATTGCAAGCCCTCCTACACAATTCCTCTGCCTTAA
- a CDS encoding linear amide C-N hydrolase — protein MVLKKIFQNIAILFSVSVFSVEAEACTRVLYQGTQNIVITGRSMDWMEDMHSNLWVFPRGIERNGEAGPNSITWSAKYGSVIVSGYEVGTADGINEKGLVANLLYLVESDYGNPKNKKPLLSVSLWAQFVLDNFATVTEAVNQLCSEPFQVLGSTLPNAKPAQLHLSISDATGDSAIFEYIGGKLVIHHGKQYPVMTNSPKFDEQLALNKYWEIIGGQTFLPGTSRAADRFARASFFIQAIPKATDPNYITAVPKGTYTNQAIASVTSVIRSVSVPLGITTPGQPNIASTLWRSIADHKNRVYYFDSATSPNTFWVSLLDFDLTEGSPIKKLILTDGKVYSGKANDQFEVSEPFHFLPAGVN, from the coding sequence ATGGTCTTAAAAAAAATCTTTCAAAATATAGCTATTCTTTTTTCCGTTAGTGTTTTTTCAGTAGAAGCTGAGGCATGTACTCGCGTTCTCTATCAAGGCACTCAAAACATTGTTATTACAGGACGTTCGATGGATTGGATGGAAGACATGCACTCTAATCTTTGGGTATTTCCAAGAGGCATAGAGCGCAATGGTGAAGCCGGCCCTAATTCTATTACATGGTCTGCAAAATACGGTAGTGTGATTGTTTCTGGCTACGAAGTAGGAACTGCTGATGGAATAAATGAAAAAGGACTTGTCGCTAATTTGCTCTATCTTGTGGAATCTGATTACGGCAACCCTAAAAATAAAAAGCCCCTGTTATCCGTTAGTTTATGGGCACAGTTTGTTCTTGATAATTTTGCAACTGTTACCGAAGCTGTAAATCAACTATGCTCAGAACCCTTCCAGGTTCTGGGTTCTACCCTACCCAATGCTAAACCAGCACAACTACACCTGTCTATCTCAGATGCAACAGGGGACTCTGCTATTTTTGAATACATAGGCGGAAAGCTGGTTATTCATCATGGCAAGCAATATCCAGTAATGACAAACTCGCCAAAATTTGATGAGCAGCTTGCTCTAAATAAATACTGGGAAATCATAGGCGGGCAAACCTTTCTTCCTGGAACCAGCCGTGCAGCAGATCGTTTTGCTAGAGCTTCTTTTTTTATTCAAGCAATCCCAAAAGCTACAGATCCCAACTATATTACAGCAGTACCAAAGGGAACCTATACCAACCAGGCTATAGCTAGTGTTACGAGTGTTATCCGCAGTGTAAGCGTGCCTTTGGGAATTACCACACCAGGCCAGCCAAACATTGCATCAACTCTTTGGCGCAGCATTGCAGATCACAAAAACAGAGTGTATTATTTTGATTCAGCTACAAGCCCCAATACCTTTTGGGTCTCCTTATTGGACTTTGATTTGACAGAGGGAAGTCCCATAAAAAAACTAATCCTAACCGATGGCAAAGTGTATTCAGGAAAGGCAAACGATCAATTTGAAGTCTCTGAGCCCTTTCACTTTCTTCCAGCTGGTGTAAACTAA
- a CDS encoding class I SAM-dependent RNA methyltransferase, translated as MNTLSTPLHCDYFPVCSGCDFQGQELTPPVFSSLQDFFAKEAPNLEIPFIYQEPQGWRFRAKLAVRGNSNSPRIGLFQRGTHNVVSIPNCPLHHKVILKSYQQIKQTMIDFQITPYDEEKGLIRYLQFLVEKKSQTVQLSIVVNVSQPTNKLHAWIHHLYSLGGFHSIWLNFNTEKTNRIFGDNWLLCTGERYLQEKFGNILCSIHPACFVQAHLSLFEHALSIICQEALRSKKVCECYSGMGVIGLNLAAFSKEVHCIEINPFAKQCFDQTCSLLPQEIKNKVFFHPASMEKSLRLLKTPEVIVVDPPRKGLETFVLDAIDQSQAEQLIYLSCSTSSFIRDCGRLLKSGWSIEKAFGYLFFPGSNHVETLCILKRN; from the coding sequence ATGAACACACTTTCAACACCGCTTCATTGCGATTATTTTCCTGTTTGTTCAGGTTGTGATTTTCAGGGACAAGAGCTTACCCCTCCTGTTTTTTCTTCTTTACAAGATTTTTTTGCCAAAGAAGCTCCTAATCTGGAAATTCCTTTCATCTATCAAGAACCACAGGGCTGGCGCTTTCGCGCTAAGCTTGCAGTAAGAGGAAATTCTAATTCTCCTCGTATTGGTTTGTTTCAACGAGGAACTCACAATGTAGTTTCCATTCCTAACTGCCCCTTGCACCACAAAGTAATTCTCAAGAGTTATCAACAGATAAAACAAACCATGATAGACTTCCAAATTACACCCTATGATGAAGAAAAAGGTCTTATACGTTATCTGCAGTTCTTGGTGGAAAAAAAAAGTCAGACGGTTCAGCTGTCTATTGTTGTAAATGTTTCACAACCGACAAACAAACTTCATGCGTGGATTCATCACCTCTATTCTTTAGGAGGATTTCATTCGATTTGGTTGAATTTTAATACAGAAAAGACCAACCGTATTTTTGGTGACAATTGGTTATTGTGTACAGGTGAGAGGTACCTTCAAGAAAAATTTGGCAATATACTTTGCTCGATTCACCCCGCTTGCTTTGTGCAAGCGCATTTAAGCTTATTTGAACACGCTTTATCCATCATTTGTCAAGAGGCCCTTCGATCAAAAAAAGTTTGTGAGTGTTATTCTGGAATGGGGGTTATTGGACTAAACCTCGCAGCCTTTAGCAAAGAGGTTCACTGTATTGAAATAAATCCGTTTGCTAAACAGTGTTTTGATCAAACTTGTTCCCTCCTTCCTCAGGAGATAAAAAACAAAGTGTTTTTCCATCCAGCATCCATGGAGAAAAGCTTAAGACTGCTTAAAACACCTGAGGTGATTGTTGTTGATCCACCAAGAAAGGGCTTAGAAACCTTTGTGCTCGATGCAATTGATCAATCCCAAGCCGAGCAGCTTATTTACTTAAGCTGCTCTACAAGCTCGTTTATACGCGATTGTGGTAGATTGCTAAAAAGTGGTTGGAGCATAGAAAAGGCTTTTGGATATCTGTTTTTTCCGGGAAGTAACCATGTTGAGACCTTGTGTATCTTGAAAAGAAATTAA
- the recA gene encoding recombinase RecA produces the protein MSQQNDAGKNKALELTMTQIEKQFGEGSIMTLGKHSSLKGEMGVIKTGAITLDLALGIGGVPRGRIVEIFGHESSGKSTLATHIVANAQKSGGRAAYIDAEHALDPTYAAKIGVKLDELLISQPDSGEDALNIAEMLARSNAIDVIVIDSVAALVPKSELAGEIGDSFMGLQARMMSQALRKLTATLSKSNTCAIFINQIREKIGIMFGNPETTTGGKALKFYASIRLDIRRCGSIKGPDNTEIGNRVKVKVVKNKVSPPFQVAEFDILFNEGISRIGTLIDLGVDLSIVEKKGTWFSFQNHRLGQGRESAREELKKNPHLVEAIERLILAKVKEAKDPIIPLVKEEKEEVLV, from the coding sequence ATGTCTCAACAAAATGATGCAGGAAAAAACAAAGCTCTAGAACTAACAATGACACAAATTGAAAAACAATTTGGCGAAGGGTCCATTATGACCCTAGGTAAGCACTCTTCTTTAAAAGGAGAGATGGGAGTGATTAAAACAGGAGCAATAACCCTTGATCTTGCATTGGGCATTGGGGGTGTGCCTCGTGGAAGAATTGTAGAGATATTCGGCCATGAATCCTCTGGGAAATCCACACTTGCTACCCATATTGTAGCCAACGCACAAAAGAGCGGAGGCCGTGCTGCCTATATAGATGCAGAACACGCATTAGATCCGACTTACGCTGCTAAAATCGGCGTTAAACTCGATGAATTGTTGATCTCTCAACCTGACTCAGGAGAAGATGCGCTAAATATTGCAGAGATGCTCGCACGCTCTAACGCGATAGACGTCATAGTTATCGACTCTGTTGCAGCTTTGGTTCCTAAAAGCGAGCTTGCAGGAGAAATCGGCGATTCTTTTATGGGATTACAGGCAAGAATGATGTCTCAAGCTCTTAGAAAGCTAACAGCAACTCTTTCCAAAAGCAATACTTGCGCTATTTTCATTAACCAAATACGTGAAAAAATTGGAATTATGTTTGGTAATCCAGAGACCACAACAGGTGGAAAAGCTTTAAAGTTTTACGCCTCTATCCGGTTAGACATTCGCCGTTGTGGCAGTATTAAAGGCCCAGATAACACAGAGATTGGCAACCGTGTTAAAGTAAAAGTTGTTAAAAACAAAGTATCTCCTCCTTTTCAGGTAGCGGAGTTTGATATTTTATTTAATGAAGGGATTTCCCGTATCGGCACTTTAATCGACTTAGGCGTTGATCTAAGTATTGTTGAGAAAAAGGGTACCTGGTTTAGTTTTCAAAACCACCGCTTAGGACAAGGAAGAGAATCGGCTAGAGAAGAATTGAAAAAAAACCCTCACCTAGTAGAAGCAATAGAAAGACTAATCCTAGCTAAAGTCAAAGAAGCAAAAGACCCGATCATTCCTCTTGTAAAAGAAGAGAAAGAAGAAGTATTGGTCTAA
- a CDS encoding polyprenyl synthetase family protein, which produces MTTLTKQPSFSSHLEKVDQKITQSLLEFGEKTKLRDACEYALMSGGKRFRPLIVILVAEALSNQLDVLDAALAVEFFHTASLIVDDLPCMDDDDQRRDKPSTHKIYGESTALLASYSLMTAGFGKIHQNAKNLKESSSPFSVSSDVICTLALSTATQCSGILGATGGQFFDLFPPDHSLETAQRVISQKTGTLFEIAFTFGWLFGGGDIKQLELVKKLAHHFGFAFQIADDLHDIKQDEQENLKLSIAHLLGPEKALEYFQNELSSCCKCLKKLDLFTPSFENIIDMLSHYTKFEK; this is translated from the coding sequence ATGACAACCTTAACAAAACAACCTTCTTTTTCCTCGCATTTAGAAAAAGTGGATCAAAAAATCACCCAAAGCCTTCTTGAGTTTGGAGAAAAAACTAAATTGCGCGATGCCTGCGAGTACGCTTTAATGAGCGGTGGCAAGCGTTTTCGTCCTTTAATCGTTATCTTGGTTGCAGAAGCGTTAAGCAATCAACTAGATGTTTTAGATGCGGCCCTAGCCGTAGAGTTTTTTCATACAGCTTCTTTAATCGTCGACGACCTTCCCTGTATGGATGATGATGACCAAAGGCGTGATAAGCCCTCTACCCACAAGATCTATGGAGAATCAACAGCTCTTTTGGCCAGCTATTCTTTGATGACAGCTGGGTTTGGTAAGATTCATCAGAATGCGAAAAACCTTAAAGAATCTTCCTCTCCTTTTTCTGTGTCTAGTGATGTTATTTGTACATTAGCCCTTTCCACGGCGACCCAATGCTCTGGAATTTTAGGAGCTACAGGGGGTCAATTTTTTGATCTTTTTCCCCCAGACCATTCCTTAGAAACCGCACAAAGAGTTATCTCTCAAAAAACAGGAACCCTTTTTGAAATCGCTTTTACTTTCGGCTGGCTTTTTGGAGGAGGGGATATAAAGCAACTTGAGTTAGTTAAAAAACTAGCCCATCACTTTGGTTTTGCTTTTCAGATTGCAGATGATCTTCATGATATCAAACAAGATGAGCAAGAAAATCTTAAACTCAGCATAGCCCATCTGCTAGGTCCTGAAAAAGCACTGGAGTATTTTCAAAATGAATTATCTAGCTGCTGTAAATGTTTAAAGAAACTAGATCTTTTTACCCCGTCTTTTGAAAATATTATCGATATGCTTTCTCATTATACAAAATTTGAAAAATAA
- the ubiG gene encoding bifunctional 2-polyprenyl-6-hydroxyphenol methylase/3-demethylubiquinol 3-O-methyltransferase UbiG, whose protein sequence is MRRKRIINNSFYNELQERWYLENDHPVALLRAENALRKDWVAAQIAPAQSILDIGCGAGFLANFLAEKGHAVTGIDLSETSLEVARLYDQTHSVEYIKASAYHLPFEKTKFDVVCATDVLEHLEYPERLIQEASRVLRPGGRFFFHTFNRTFASYVIVIKGVDWFVRNAPKNMHVYSLFIKPKELQKMCHSNGFDIENLKGFRPKILTKSFFRLLLTKKISTDFSFCFSSSLKTGYCGVAQKVRSHACYEKI, encoded by the coding sequence ATGCGTAGAAAAAGAATAATTAACAACTCTTTTTACAATGAATTGCAAGAGCGTTGGTATCTAGAAAATGATCATCCCGTTGCCCTGCTAAGAGCAGAAAATGCACTTCGAAAAGATTGGGTGGCTGCTCAAATAGCTCCTGCTCAGTCTATTTTAGACATTGGTTGCGGTGCGGGCTTTCTTGCAAATTTTCTTGCTGAAAAAGGACATGCAGTAACAGGAATAGATCTTTCGGAAACAAGTTTAGAAGTAGCGCGCTTATACGATCAAACTCACTCAGTGGAATATATTAAAGCCAGTGCCTATCATCTTCCTTTTGAAAAAACAAAGTTTGATGTTGTATGCGCAACAGATGTTTTGGAGCATCTAGAATATCCAGAGCGACTGATTCAAGAAGCTTCTCGAGTGCTTCGCCCTGGAGGGCGTTTCTTTTTTCATACATTTAATCGCACTTTTGCTAGTTATGTTATTGTGATTAAAGGAGTAGATTGGTTTGTTCGAAATGCTCCAAAAAATATGCATGTTTATTCCTTGTTTATTAAACCAAAGGAACTGCAGAAAATGTGTCATTCAAACGGTTTTGATATAGAAAATTTGAAAGGATTTCGTCCTAAAATTTTGACTAAAAGCTTTTTTCGTCTTTTATTAACTAAAAAAATTTCTACTGATTTTTCCTTCTGTTTTTCTTCTTCTCTTAAAACAGGCTATTGTGGAGTTGCACAAAAAGTCCGCTCTCATGCTTGTTATGAAAAAATTTAA
- a CDS encoding 3-oxoacyl-[acyl-carrier-protein] synthase III C-terminal domain-containing protein: MLTLSQFEIIRPVYESSQEETLHWLIQAHTQSEAYMQGKKAEQLQPFTLNLKQKLDHVACKPNRISKRGHVLSDFLHTEWEKMKVYRLEESSFGVDLTTRSKIFSDQVEAAFEQFYPKSAISPDHLIHVTCTGYVSPSGGQKMVSQRGWGEKTVVSHVYHMGCSASIPALRLAQGSLQTESCIDIVHTEICSLHTNPSLHELNQLVSQSLFADGFIKYRAQAHCSSEHFQLYILHEELVSNSFNAMHWKMENWGFALSLSQEIPALIAQSIYPYLVRMSQKSGFTIEYILQNAIFAIHPGGPKIVQSIQAVLGLSFAQVAHSKLILQQFGNMSSATLPHVWKEILEDPKVVSGSLIISLAFGPGLTICGSIMEKRLPCG; encoded by the coding sequence ATGTTAACTTTAAGCCAATTCGAAATCATTCGTCCTGTTTACGAAAGCTCTCAAGAAGAAACATTACATTGGCTCATTCAAGCCCATACGCAATCAGAAGCTTACATGCAAGGAAAAAAAGCAGAACAGCTTCAGCCTTTTACTCTGAATCTCAAACAAAAACTGGATCACGTTGCCTGTAAACCGAATCGAATTTCAAAAAGAGGGCATGTTTTAAGCGATTTTCTACATACAGAGTGGGAAAAGATGAAGGTTTATCGTTTGGAAGAATCTTCCTTTGGGGTTGACTTAACAACCCGCTCTAAAATTTTTTCGGATCAAGTGGAAGCTGCATTTGAACAGTTTTATCCTAAATCTGCTATTTCTCCAGATCACTTAATTCATGTAACCTGCACTGGATACGTCTCTCCTAGCGGTGGGCAAAAAATGGTTTCTCAAAGAGGCTGGGGAGAGAAAACCGTTGTTTCGCATGTCTATCACATGGGGTGTTCTGCGTCTATTCCCGCTTTAAGATTAGCACAAGGATCTTTGCAAACAGAAAGTTGTATTGATATCGTTCATACAGAGATTTGCTCTTTGCATACGAACCCTTCTTTGCATGAATTAAACCAATTGGTTTCTCAATCGTTATTTGCAGATGGGTTTATAAAATATCGAGCCCAAGCCCATTGTTCTTCAGAGCATTTTCAACTCTATATCCTTCACGAAGAACTGGTTTCTAATTCTTTTAACGCTATGCATTGGAAAATGGAAAATTGGGGATTTGCTCTTTCTTTATCTCAAGAAATACCCGCTTTAATTGCTCAATCTATTTATCCCTACTTAGTTCGTATGAGTCAAAAATCGGGGTTTACTATCGAATACATCTTGCAAAATGCAATTTTTGCTATCCATCCAGGAGGGCCTAAAATTGTTCAATCTATTCAAGCGGTGTTAGGTTTAAGTTTTGCTCAAGTAGCTCACAGTAAACTCATCTTGCAACAATTTGGCAACATGTCTTCAGCTACGCTGCCACATGTCTGGAAAGAAATTTTAGAAGATCCAAAAGTTGTATCTGGATCTCTTATTATAAGCTTGGCTTTTGGCCCGGGTCTTACGATTTGTGGGTCTATAATGGAAAAGAGGTTACCATGTGGTTAG
- the ung gene encoding uracil-DNA glycosylase, whose product MSMKLAASWHEVLKEELAKPYVADLKKFLAQEKAENKIIYPPEELIFNAFLHTPFERVKVVIMGQDPYHGPGQAHGLSFSVPCGIPQPPSLKNIFKEQNQDLNIHLPKEGCLSSWAKQGVLLLNATLTVRSGEPKSHYGRGWEVFTDAVIAKLVERKDPLVFVLWGKSAQEKIGAVLEEKTTSHVVLTAAHPSPYSVQGFFGCRHFSQINEALKKWGKEPINWQLP is encoded by the coding sequence ATGAGTATGAAATTAGCCGCTAGTTGGCATGAAGTATTAAAAGAAGAACTTGCTAAGCCTTATGTTGCAGATCTTAAAAAATTTTTAGCACAGGAAAAAGCTGAGAATAAAATCATCTATCCTCCTGAAGAGTTGATCTTCAACGCCTTTTTACATACCCCATTTGAAAGAGTAAAAGTAGTAATCATGGGGCAAGACCCTTATCATGGCCCAGGACAAGCGCATGGCTTGAGCTTTAGTGTTCCTTGTGGAATACCCCAACCTCCTTCTTTAAAAAATATATTTAAAGAGCAAAACCAAGATTTAAACATTCATTTGCCGAAAGAGGGCTGTTTATCCTCATGGGCTAAACAGGGGGTGTTATTGCTTAACGCAACGCTTACTGTGCGCTCTGGTGAGCCCAAATCGCATTATGGACGTGGATGGGAGGTTTTTACCGATGCGGTAATTGCTAAATTAGTAGAGAGAAAAGATCCTCTTGTATTTGTGCTTTGGGGAAAATCGGCTCAGGAAAAGATAGGCGCTGTTTTAGAAGAAAAAACAACCTCTCATGTTGTATTGACAGCTGCACACCCCTCTCCTTATTCCGTTCAAGGATTCTTTGGCTGCCGTCATTTTTCTCAAATCAATGAAGCTTTAAAAAAATGGGGCAAAGAACCTATCAATTGGCAATTACCTTAA
- a CDS encoding peptidoglycan DD-metalloendopeptidase family protein, which yields MQILFELISIKKAYVYSLGILSLGLIISSLEDIIGWHVFKSSGILSWQVSRLTQRWTVKGLTAKCLNFFLKDRSFKFCIYLRLITSISLFILCCFNIISTFILFLSFFLLLLYILRNPYGLDGSYQMSLIILFSLSIGSLFGIYSKVSIFCMWFISGQLLLSYFIAGIRKFLSPTWRSGNAVQLIFSTSVYGHPFIYRLSKTNRLSSLLSWGVILFEMSFFMILFVNPKLLPLFFLAGFLFHLANAFFMGLNNFLFAFFATYPILFYCIQSQQSADLFLIILFYVLIPLFFITRLWTPRAKNIKIWLVQIIASGIYTFNLFLIGFWPFLGFGYFARYVLLGAFFISAIKSFFSMREKDPKEETNPNQKTNRIMRGVMGLACFGLISIMSWEIIVALKGRLSPGKSIELDFPLKNGSYYILHGGNDSTINAHYFVSAQKYALDIVQLSKIGLRTKSLFATELSDYNIFETDVYSPCSGTILKVVNSMKDQPPSETDPTNPAGNYIVIKKDNTDRAIILAHLLNGSVKLQEGDTVQKGQLIGKVGNTGNTSEPHLHIHCILLDETEDFLFNAQAVPLTFKNKFLVRNSVFISRD from the coding sequence ATGCAAATATTATTTGAATTAATCAGTATAAAAAAAGCTTATGTGTATTCCTTAGGCATTTTATCTTTGGGTCTTATTATTTCTTCACTAGAAGACATCATTGGTTGGCATGTATTTAAATCTTCCGGAATTTTAAGCTGGCAAGTTTCACGTCTAACCCAACGGTGGACTGTAAAAGGCTTAACTGCTAAATGCTTAAATTTTTTCTTAAAAGATCGATCTTTTAAATTTTGTATATATTTAAGATTAATTACATCTATTTCTTTATTCATTCTTTGTTGTTTTAATATTATATCCACATTTATTTTGTTTTTATCGTTTTTCTTATTACTGCTCTATATTTTGAGAAATCCATATGGACTAGATGGCTCTTATCAAATGAGTTTAATCATTTTATTTTCTTTATCTATAGGGAGCCTATTTGGAATTTATTCAAAAGTTTCCATTTTTTGCATGTGGTTTATCTCCGGACAATTGCTCTTATCTTATTTTATTGCTGGTATTAGAAAGTTCTTATCTCCGACATGGAGGAGCGGTAATGCAGTACAGCTTATTTTTAGTACCTCTGTATATGGTCATCCTTTTATTTATAGACTGAGTAAAACTAACCGACTTTCATCTCTTCTTAGTTGGGGAGTGATTCTTTTTGAAATGTCTTTCTTTATGATTTTATTTGTTAATCCAAAACTTCTTCCTCTTTTTTTTCTTGCGGGTTTTTTATTTCATTTAGCTAATGCATTTTTTATGGGATTAAATAATTTTTTGTTTGCATTTTTTGCAACATATCCAATTCTTTTCTATTGTATTCAATCGCAGCAGTCTGCCGATCTTTTTTTGATCATTCTTTTTTATGTTCTTATTCCTCTCTTTTTTATAACTAGGCTATGGACACCTCGCGCAAAGAATATAAAAATATGGCTAGTTCAGATTATAGCTAGTGGAATTTATACTTTTAACCTATTTTTAATAGGTTTCTGGCCTTTTTTGGGATTTGGATATTTTGCTCGTTATGTTTTATTGGGAGCTTTTTTTATTTCAGCCATTAAGTCATTCTTTTCTATGCGAGAAAAAGATCCAAAAGAAGAAACTAATCCAAATCAGAAAACAAATAGAATAATGCGTGGCGTAATGGGCCTTGCTTGTTTTGGATTGATATCTATTATGTCCTGGGAAATCATAGTTGCTCTTAAAGGGAGACTAAGCCCAGGAAAATCAATAGAGCTAGATTTTCCTCTTAAAAATGGAAGTTATTATATCCTTCATGGAGGAAATGATTCGACAATTAATGCTCATTATTTTGTCTCTGCACAAAAATATGCATTGGACATTGTACAATTAAGTAAAATTGGCTTAAGAACAAAAAGTCTATTTGCAACAGAACTAAGTGATTATAATATTTTTGAAACAGATGTATACAGCCCTTGCTCTGGTACTATTCTCAAGGTTGTCAACTCTATGAAAGATCAGCCACCATCTGAGACAGACCCAACCAATCCAGCGGGGAATTATATTGTAATTAAAAAGGACAATACAGATAGAGCAATTATTTTAGCGCACTTATTAAATGGCAGTGTAAAGTTGCAAGAGGGAGATACTGTTCAAAAAGGTCAGCTGATTGGGAAGGTAGGGAACACAGGAAATACCTCCGAACCTCATCTACACATTCATTGTATATTATTAGATGAGACAGAAGATTTTTTATTCAATGCTCAAGCGGTTCCTTTAACCTTTAAAAATAAATTTTTAGTTAGAAATAGCGTTTTCATCTCAAGAGATTAA